Part of the Aquicella lusitana genome is shown below.
GTTCAAGCTGATCAACCAGTCTTTTGAAAGCGCAGCATCACGAAAGCAGATGCTCATCAACCTTTCATCCAATGAACAGTCCGCCGAGTATTTACTTTTTACGGAAGGACAATTTAATCCCTTTCTGTCACTCAACTTGCGCCATTTCCGTTTACCACAACGATTGACGGAGCAAAAATAATTGCTAACATTAGCTTCCTTTCACAATCTTGTGATTGGAGCATTACCGGTTTTCAGCAGCAAGGAGATGTGTTCTCATGATAAAGACAGAAAAAATTGAATATCAAGACGGCGACGTTTTGCTGGAAGGTTTTTTCGCTTATAACGGTCAAACTACGGGAAAGCTGCCGGCTATTTTGGTTTGTCATGACTGGTCTGGCAAAAATGCCTTTGCCTGTGACAAAGCAGAGCAACTGGCTAAACTTGGTTATGCAGGTTTTGCGCTGGATATGTACGGCAAAGGCAAAACAGGTAACACAAAAGAAGAAAAAGCCGCGCTCATGCAGCCCTTGATTGATGACCGCACAAAATTACAGCAACGCATTCTGGCAGCTTTTGATACAGTAAAAAACCTCGCTCCCGTTGATAGCAAGCGGATAGGTGCGATAGGTTTCTGTTTTGGCGGCCTCTGCGTGCTGGATTTAGCACGGAGCGGCGCTGATGTAAGAGCGGTAGTCAGCTTTCACGGCTTGCTGCATGCTCCCGATACACTTGCGCAGCCTTCAATCAAAGCAAAGATCCTGGCGCTGCACGGTTATGATGACCCGATGGTAACACCGGAAAAAGTGACAGCATTCTGCAATGAAATGACACACGCAGGCGCTGACTGGCAGTTGGATATGTATGGTCATACCATGCACGCTTTTACCAATCCGCAAGCCAACGATCCAGGCTTTGGCACAGTTTACAATGAAAAAGCAGACATGCGCTCATGGGCTGCCATGAGAGAATTTTTTAAGGAAGTCTTTGAAATTTAATGGTTAAATAAAATGACGGCAAGGATGCTCGTTTCTTAACATTAAAGCATGATAAAATTAAATTATACCACCAATATGATAAAAATAAATCGCGTATAATTCTTATAATAATTTGCATAAGTTATTAGCAGCGAACTAGGTAATTAGCATTTAGTGCTTATAACTCGGGGGAGTTGCATAATGAACGAAGTTCAAAACCAACTTCTTAACCGCATAAAAAAAATTGAAGACCTATTGATAGCGTTAAAAGAAAAATGCTCCGATTTGCACGATGAGAAAATCACCGACGCGTTTGCTGAGATTGATAATAGCATTAGCAATATAAAAGCAGCAGAATTAAATGATGAGGAATATCATCGACTGATGAGCGCACTGCAACAAATTAACACAATCAAGACCTTATTTTCCCATCCTGATACCAAACAAATGGAAGCTTTTGAAAATACTGTCAAAACGATTACAAGCAACCTTAAAGAAGTTATAAAAAATTTATATTTTGCGTCTCATGTGATCGCTCACTTCAATAATGTGGAAACTACCCTTCGCAACACAAAACGCCACCTCATGGTACACGTAGCCATTATCGGCCAATCAATCACTGATAATGCCGATGCCCGCATTAAAAAACAGCACGAATTTGTGATTGATACTTACTATAAAATTAGACAATCCACCCACCCCGAATCCCGCTTTTTTGACAAGCGGAGTGGACTCGAGGAGCCATTAGGCGATGCGCTGGAAAAATTTATCAAAACCGAAATGGGTGTCGTTATGCCGCACACTGTAGAAAAAGGGGAAAAAGCACCTTCTATCGATGCATTTGAGCGAGTGCGATTACGATAGGTCGCATTACCTGCATTTTATCTTCATGAAACACAGGTTTGCAAAAACATTAACTTTTTCGCTGATTGTATGCAAAATCTTCTTCATCATCATCGGAATCAAACTGCAGAGGATGCCATTCTATTCCTGTTTCTTGAGCGACACTCCTTTTTTTATTCTTGGTAGTCGGTGGGTTAGCAAGATACGGTGATCCAAGTTGCATGATTGTATTAACTAATTTTTTTTCCGGTGGAATTTCCATGTTTGATTCCGTGACAGCCGTTACCAAATTCATCGGAGGGGACACCATGTTATCCGGCACCACTGTAGGTACGGAGTCCTTTTTGCTATCTCTGAAAAGATTTAAATTGGTCGATGAAACACTTCTATCTTCAGATAAAAACGGCCTGAAAATGTTCTTCATGTCCACTTCTTTTGCGCCTTTAGGCTTTTTATCGGCTACAATATCGGAAGGCATACCCAGCAGGGTATCAATACAAACAATATTTGCTGGCTTGGGATCACGCGACGCAAACCAGTGCAATAATTCTTCTGTGCGATAAGCGGAAACATAAAAATCAGCTTCTTTCTGATTTAAAATCCTGGCCAGATCTTGCATACTTTTAAGCTCGGTAATCGGGCTATCTGGGTAAATCGCATTAAAGATGCTTCTTATTTCTTCTCTATCTTTCGTTGCTTTTTTATGATCGAGATACAAAAATAATGCTATAAAAAATATTTTTCGATCAGTAAGGTTCCTCAAATCAAGCATAATGCTTACATTATCGGTTTCATTTTTAGAGCGGTAAAGAATAGAGGGATCAAGCAAGTCTAAATCTTTTAGTATCCCTTTCAGAGCAGGAGAGACCGCTTTGTCTGATATAAGCTCCTGCATTTTCGCATAAAAAAATTCATTTTTAGCGCTCCGCTCTTTACGCAAGCTAGCTTCTTCTATTGACTCGATGGATTTTTTCTTCTCTCGTGACTTTTCTGTTTTAATATTTAATTTGTTTTCAAGATCTTGCTTTTCAACGTGCAGAAACTTCAATGTTTCCCTATATCCTGTTAACTGCTTAATGCTTTCAAAATAGGGCGACGTATGGAGCTTCGGCAAATTCAACGCTTCTTTGGTTAAATAAAAGTAATTCTGTTCGATCTTTTGCTGAATAATCTGGATTTCTTTGTTGATCCCCTCCAGTCTTAATTTCATTGCATTTATCACACGATTGTCCCAGCGCCGCTCCGAAACAGCAGGTTTAAGATTGACATGCTTTTCAGGGAATTTAATTTCCATTCGATATTCGGGATCGATTTCTTTTTTGGTCCTGAAAGCCAAATAGTCTTCAAGAAACCTAATGTAGCCATCAACTTCACGAAGAGTTGGTTGATCCTCATCCATTCCGTTAACCAGCAGTTCGGGTTTTGTTTCATTTTTATTTTCAGAAAGCGCCTTTCGCATCTCGACATAACCCGCAAGCAGCTCAATCAGTTCTGGTATATCCATATCAGCAAGCCAATGCTCAATATCATCATAGGATTTTGCAAAATATGCGGCAGAAACATAATTCTCCAAAAATTCCTGCGTCACTTTTTCCGCGGAACTAATCAACTTGACCTTACCATGATTGTCTATTGTAAATTCCAGTGTTTCCACATTCCCATCTTCTAATGGCAAAACCAGTCTCGCCTCACGAAGCTTCCTGATGTCGGTATTTTCTGAAACAGCATTATAGACGGCTTCGCCAATCGCGCTGGCTCCATCCAGATTTCCCTTTTTGTAAATGCCCCAAATGAACTGTTCGATTTCTTCTTTTTTGTCAACTTTTATCGATAAAGTTCTTGGATTGGCGAATTTCTCGTTTTTATATCCCTTTGGCCAGAATCTTTCTTCATCAAACACGTCAGCCGGTAGGTTCTTTTTCATGCCGCCGTCCGCGTGCCCTTTATAGAGCTTGAACATAAATGGAAAACCACCCGACATGCGCACTGCATCGGCAAGTCGCATATCCGGTGTTGTTTCATGACTAAATACATCGCATTCCGGCAATCTAAATTCTAAATTAGTCGCAGGTATATAAAGATATTTGAAAGGGGATTTACCGTCTTTTTTAGTTTCTTCGATCAAATCAGCAAGATCACGGAATGTCGCGTCTTTACCTGCTTTAGGAATATTTTTTTCTTTAAAAATCTCATCAAATCGTTTTGCGACAATTTCGGTTTCAAGCCATGCGAGAAATGCCTGACCTGAAGAGAGGGAATGATCTTTCCCGAACACAACAGAAAGGCTTTGTCTCAGCTTCCTGAGCATAGCAGGTGTCGTCGACCAGGAGTCTGATCCTTCCATGAACTTTTTCAGAGGCAAATCATAGAGTATTTGCCCGCCTTCTTTCGCAGTAAAACCGAGCGCGACAATCAATGAGGCAATCGCTCCTGCCGATGTGCCAGCGATTGCTTCGATATCTGCGAGCAGACCGTATTCTTCCAGAACCTTTAGGGCGCCTGCATAAGCCGTGCCGCGAACGCCGCAGCCTTCGAGTGCCAAATAAATGGCGTCGGGAATAGATTTTTGGTAGAGAATTTTTTTTATTTTTTTTGTTTCGCTGCCCGCATTTATTTCAACTTCTATTTGAAGCGCGCTCGATCGGGTTTTAGGCATAAGATTTGCACCTTATTTAGACTTAATCCCATAATGAAGTTCATAACACAAAACAGCTACAGTTTGTATCTTCTTTTTTCTGCGCAATTATGTGCCGCCTGGCGCGCTATCCTGCCATTTTTGGGCTAACTCATCCAATGCGGTATCAGTAACTCGGTAAACCGTCCACTCATCCATGGGCTTTGCGCCTAGCCGCTTGTAAAAGCCAATGGCAGATTCATTCCAGTCTAACACCCACCACTCAAGACGTCCGCAGTGCCTTTCTTTGGCAAGATTTGCAAGATAGGCAAGCATTTTTTGGCCGATGCCTTTTCCTCGCGCAACCGGTCTGACGTATAAATCTTCAAGGTAAATACCCGGTTTTCCCAAAAAGGTAGAATAGTTATGAAAAAAGAGCGCGAAGCTCACCGGCTCCTGATCCAGGTAGCCGATCAGCACTTCAGCATAAGCCTTAGGACCGAAGAGCGTATCCCGCAGTTGCTGCTCCGTAGCAGTCACTTCGTGCGATAATTTTTCGTATTCAGCCAATTCTTTGATAAAAGATAAAATCAACGGCAAATCTTCAGGGGTGGCAGCCTTTATCTGATAATAATTCGGCATAGATGACTCCTCGTTATTATTAAATAAAGATACCGATAAATTAATAGCATTTCTACCCTCTTATAAAATCAAATAAGCACCCTCCGACTTGCGACGGGTTTAACCTTGCATAAACTCTGTACACGACAAAACTTCTAACCGTTCGCCCTGAGGAGGCCGCGAAGCGGCCGTCTCGAAGGGCTCGCTGGTATTTATAGAAATCCATATAATCCTTCTCGCCAAGGAGGAAATATATGGAACATATCAGCCAGCATTTCAAATGGAACAAGGCTAGGATGACCTGCTTTGTGCAGATGCTGCTGGTACTTTTTACGACATGGACAGTCAATTTGAACAGATTGGCTTGTATGATTCAAAGTGGAGCGACTGGATAAACATCAAGATATCGACGGCTCCCAAGATTTTTTTCAGAATTCAAAATTGAGACGGCCGCTTCGCGGCCTCCTCAGGGCGAACGGTTAGAAGTTTTGTCGTGTACAGAGTTGCATAAATTAAAATTGGCATCTCAATGGAAATTCGGCTCAAATTGACAAAAAATGAATGAAAATTTATTAAAATTTTTAACTGAGCGGCCGAAGAAAAAAGCGTGCTGTTTTTGCTAATACTTATCTTGGCAAACTTTTCACATCCGGATTCTGGGAATAGGCTTCGATAATTTCTTCAAGCAATTGATCGACGACACTCAAACCAGCACCCTCTTCAATCACGCCCTGCTGTTCCTTAAGAACAGCTAGCCGTGTTTCAATTAATTTTTTAACGGATCCTGAAGGGAAAAGATTGGCAAGCAGTCTGCGCGCCTCTTTAGGGCCAATTTTTTGATAGAGCCGATTACGTAAGCGTGCATCTTCTGCTGTGGTGCTAAAAGCCCAGAGTTCGATAGGACCCAATGTATTGGTTAGCAGCTGGGTATTCATGCCGTGTTTTGTGGAAAATTGCGCGAGAAAGGTTGCGCCGCCTTCGCGCGGGCCGTGCACACGTGTTTTCAATGCAATGCGGGCTGTTTCAGAAAGACCAAAAATCTCAGTCGAACGCCGTATAGCCTGCTCAGGGCCGGCATCCATAATGAAGATGGACGTGGCAAACTCAACCATTACCGGATCAAAGTCATCCAGCGATTGTGAAATCAGCGCAATTTGCACGTTCCATTTTCGGCCTTCACGCATGTCCAGAATGACTTGATCGCGCACCGCGCGCGCCTTGGAAGTTCGATGAAATTCATCATACACAATGCGCTTGGCATCCTCGCGGATTTCTGCAATGCGCTGGCGATGGTATTCCCGATACGCCTCGGGGATATCCCCCAGCGCATCTTCCGTGAGGTAATAATGGCGTGCGAGTGTATAGCGCGCGAGCATGTACATGACAGCAGTTTGGCGTTCTGCAGCATCGCCACCGCTTTTTGCAACCTCATCCAAATCCAGCGACACTACACGGGCATCGCCTATATCGAACTTGGTAATATTCGACAAAATTGGGTATTCACGCACCGCGCTTGAAATCATGCGGCTAAATGCCTGAATAAGCGGTTCACCCGTAGGCGCGCGCACCTGGCCATATAAATCTTCAATAACCTGCGTACGACAAATCGCTGCAGCATCAGCCAAAAGCGGCATGGCATAGCGCTGCGCAAGCATGGCCTGATGATGAAATCCTGCTAAAAATAACGCATCCGTGACTTCCCACCATGTCGTGCGTTCGTCAAACACAAAGCCGATTTCACTTAGAATATCATCGACAAGAGGTTCAATTCCCTGCGTAAAAGGATGCGCCTTGCCCGCATCAGCAAGATGCTTATACATTTCATCCACCACCAGCCCCGCCATGTCTGAGATGCCGTCATAAGGACGTTCTGCACCGAGGGGTGTTGCTAACAGGGTAACAAAGTTTACTAAAAAGCTGCGCTCTTGAGGCGAGGGAAATCGGCAGCCAAGTTGGGTGTCAAATGGATTCACAGAATAGTCTGGCGTCATGCGCAGGCGATGATACGCCACAAAATGCCTCTGCTCTTCCGGCAACGCTTCTTTCAGAAGCGAAATTAGTCCGCTGCTTGAAGGACCAATATCAATAATAGCGATACGCGGCAGACGCATAATACCGCCGGACAGACACAACGCCAGGTTGATGGCATTGGATAATACGGATTTACCTGAACCAGGCCGCGCATACATCAGATCAATCCAGGTGGTTTGTTGCGCAGAACCCGGCTGATAGGGCCAGGGTTTACCGTCAGGTGAACGCAGCAACAAAGCGCCGTATTCCCAGGCTGAAGCAGGCCGCGTGAAGGGCAGCATATACACCACATCGGATAAAGGAGCAACCGATGCTGTAGCAACACTGTTTGCGCTAAAACCCAAAAGACTTGAAGCAACACCCGCAAATACATCACCGCAAACTTCAGAGACTTCGCAGGTCCCCCAGCCTTCTACCGCCTTCGCAAGCTCTGCGGTACGGGTCCGTAATAGCCGAATATTGCCTTCCGGCGCCCAAGTTGCGAGGCTTACCTGCAGCTTCACCACCGCGTCATCAGTATTGACTTCAATGTCCCGCAGCAGTTTGGCAGCGTCATGCATCAATCCATTTTGTGCCGAGGTAAAACTCAAAATAGCCGCCATGACTGATCGAAAACGCAAAGTCGCCATACCGCCGCTTTCGATGAGAAATGAAATACGCCAGGGAATACGTGTAGGCAGCGTACGCCCAAAAAGTGTAATAAATGATTTAATATCCTGAGGAAACAGGTCAATGAAGACAGGGGTATAAATTCGATCACCTGCCCGAAGCGTACGCAAATCCATGATAACAGCATCACGTGGAAACACTTGCCTTGCGAGCGGTGGATACATTAACCCTGATAATTCGCCAGCCGATGGCTTTGCTTCATGCAATGGAATCTTGTCACCCGGCAGTACCGGACGCCAGTCCTTTGCGGTGAAATCGGGGTCGGCGGAATAGCGGGCAGCGTAGACTGCATCATGCACTTCTAATAGCTCGCAATAAACGTTGAGCCCGTTTAAATCGGTGACGACAGAACGAACAAATGATGCGTGCGATTCGCGCAGATCAGGAATAGCTGCAATTAGGTTTTGACCATTCTTAAAAGGCGGTATTTTATGCTCGCGAATAAAAGCCAGTTTATCTTTTGATGCACGCTTCAACTGTTCTGAAGTTAGCGCATAAGGGCGGGTCCAGAGCACAAAATAAAGCTCTTCATGCGCACAAAAACGGGAGATGTAATTCGCGCGTTCCGCAAACAGGTCATCCAGATCCAGCCGCAACCGTTTTGCTGTCGCACGCGCCGGAGAAAGAATCTCTTCGATTTCCGGCTTGACTTCATCGCGGTCATAAGCAAAATAGACTTGCACAACATGGCCGGGTCTTTTCAGTGTCGCCTGCAGGCTTTGTGTTATGCCAGCATGAATAGTGTCGAATTCTTCCTGCCCAATTAATTTGGTGACACCATAAATACGAATCACGGAAATGAGCGACCCATCGCGGGCCACGAGGGTATTCGGGTCATCCGCTGTTTCCAAATCACAATAGGACTCAGTGGTTTGTTTCAGCTCGGTACTGAACCAGCTCAAAATAGCATCAATGCTGTCCAGCAATGGATCTACAAAGGTGCGATCACGCATTCCTTTATCCTTGTTCAAATAGCGTTTGAACTCTCAAGCCTTTTATTCTAAACGTCTCTTAATAAAAGCAGCAACGCACGTGCGCCCGGCTTAGGCTTATACGATCATGCCAGCAAAAGCCTGTATGCAAAAGGCACTAAAATCTAATACTAGCCTTTAGCCTTTGCTCGCATGACACAGTTAACTCACTACTCTCTAACTTATTCATTTTGGGCAGACGTTGATTCTTCAGCACCCAACTCCTGCAGTGCCGCAGCCGCCCACGCTTCCAGTTGCACACGAAACCTCGTATGAGAAGGAAGTAACCGCATATCTTTCAATATTTCAAGCTGCTTATCCGGAAAGCGGGTTTGATATTCAATAATCATTTGCCCTATGGTGCCAGGATTGCTTGTGCCGGAGCCAAATTTGTTTTCAATAATTTGGCTGCGAAATTTGAGGCTACGGTAGATTGATTGCGCACTGTCCTGATACCCTGTGTTATTCCCCATTGCACAAAAAAGCACGTGACAAAAACTATTGAGATCTGCCTGGCTCATTTCTGGTAAATAAATTAACTGCCCGCCGCCCATTTCATCCAAACCCACTGCCTGGAGGAATAAACATTGGGTACAAAAGCAACAGGCAGTTATCATGTTGCTGAGTTTATTATTTAGATAATTGCCATCAGCATTCACAACTTCCTGGTATTCCTTCGCCTGAAAGCCGCAATACTGGCAAGTATAACTATCCCGTTCTAATACCCGCTTCGCGACTGGCAGGAATGCTTTGTCTTCCTTGCGTCTGACGAAAATACGCCATCCCGTTAAGTTCACTGCCAGTTGAAGTTCATGCATAGTTTATTTAATTAAGCTTGTGGTGCGCCAAATGAGGTAATACCGGAAACACCTGCTACCGTACCACTTTGACCGAAAAGTGTAGCGCCGCCCACTTTAAACACGGTTGGCATAAAGATCAGCGCAGCACCAACAAACAGGAGCGCGATGGGCGTACCAATCGGAATTTGGGTTGGATTATCTTTGTGTGCCTTGAATTTAACAATTGCGCCAACAGCAAACGCCATGCCAGCAACATAAGAAGCAGCTGTGACAAGTCTAGCTATAGCGCCCACGTTCGTGGTCACTTGAGCTGCAACGGACCCTACGCCCGAGATGGCAGCGAAAGCTGCTGTTCCTGCCACAAAACATGCAAAAGCTAATAACGCTAAAATCACTTTCTTCATTGCTATCTCCTTTTAAATAATAAACCCCACAACAATCTTCCTGGTGTTACAACCATCTTGTATATCTTGAGTATTTTATAATGGCTGAAGCCCTAATGTAACCAAAATCACTTGCACTGTCTCATAAATATTGATGCAAAGCACGCCGCCAATGATATGGGTCAGGCCTCTACTGAATTGGCCCGGCTGACCGTGTCCGCCCAAATGCGTCATGATCACCAGCCCTTTAATGAAGGCAATCGTGCCCACAAATTGAATAATCAGGAAGCAGACATTGAGAAATTCTGCCCATTGATCAGTGTATTCTTCATAGCCGTACGGATTAGGGTTGGTCCAGAATGTACTCATCCCCACCCAAACTGTGGTGGGCAAATAAAGCAGTAAAGCGCCTACTGTTAGATAAATCAGTGGTCCTTTGAGACTATGTTCCTGAGACATCATGGTACGCTGCTCACCAAAACGCTTCAGATGCAAAATGCCCAGAAACATAAAATACATTCCCATGACATAGGCAATCGCCGTGATCATTTGCATCAATTGCGGAATTTGCTCGGCGATATTCTCAAGCATGGTTTGAGCAGAAACAGTAGCTGGCACTAGGCTACTAATTTGCTCATCCTGAGCATAGGCAGGCAGCACAAAAAATGTGGCAACAAGCAGCAATAAGAAACGACCCACACCAGCTATCCGCGCACTTCGCAAACCTGTCAGTAACATTTTCGCCACCTCATTTTTTCTACTGTTGGTTTCGCTTCCGATGCCTGCATCTTGTCCCTACTGCCAAATCGGCTGTCATGGCCGTCATGATTTTTTATCCCTCTTCGGATGACACCTTGACTAAGCAGCGTATTTTATCCCCCATTTCCATATGACAACGATACCACCCTGTTGCCCGTGTTAATTTCCACTACACCATCATAGGGATCGATCTTTGTTACGCGCCCTACACCTTTGATCAAGTCTCCCTCGGCCACCGTCAGGGTTTCGCCGCTGTCTGAGCGCAGCCAAGCCCGCCCAGGGATGATAGCTTGAACATTATAAGCAATTTTCGGCTCTGCTGCCTGTGGCTGGGCTTGTGCGGGTGCCGCGGCACCGGCACCCTGGCCTTGACCGCGCGTCAGCGCCTGAATCAACTGGGTCATTTGTGATTCCATGCCGGCAAGCCGGGAATTTAAAGCCTGCAGCTGGTCTTGCATGGCTTTATTTTGCGCCGCATAGTCATTTAGTTTTTGAGCATAATCCGCCTGAAACTGATTCATGAGTCTATTACTTTCCGAAGCAACTGCAGCCATTTGTGCGCTGGCCCCACCGGGAACCTGACTTTCCAAAGGAGGAGTAATAGCCGGCTGAGCCATGCCAGCATCTGGCGCTGCCATTCCTGACGTGGGAGAAACAGCCTGTTGCATGGGAGCAGTAGGCATGGTTTGTTGCGGCGGTATCGGCTGCGGTGATATGGGTTGCTGTGCCATTTGCTGAGGCGGCATAGCCTGTGATGGTATTGGCGTGGAAGCAGGCTGCGGTTGTTGGCCCGGCTGCTGTGCGGCCATCATGCTGTCTGCTGGCTGAGTTGGCTGCGAGGGTATGACTTGTGTTGGCATTGGCTGTTGCTGCATCGCTGGTGGTTGCACGGTAACAGCAGGTGGCACCATGGCAGGCTGCTGAGCAGGTGAAGCTTGAGCAGGAGGCGGCCCTGCAGGTTGCTGGGCAGGTGGTAACGCTGCTGCCGTTTGTTGCGTCGGCGGTATCAAGCTGGGTGGCTGAATGCTGGGAGCGCCGGCCTGAGCACCAGGCTGCTGCTGTGCCATGCTGGGTCGTTCTGCAACGGTTCTTACCGGCGTGATATCTGTTGAAGGTGTAGGAATAGTGGTAGGTGTTACCATTTTATAAACCACAAATATCAACACCAGAAAAACCACCATACTGATCAGCATTCGCTTTGACCGAGTCAGACGGTTAAATATACTTTCCTTTTGTTCTACGGCAGCAACCGGTTTTGGGGTTTCGGTTTCTACTTCGTAGCTAACATCTTCATCAGAAAAGTGATATTCGCTTTCCTCTTGTCCTTCATATTTGTCATCTCGATCATTCAGCATCGTTTATGCCTCTCTTTTCCCTAAATTTGCTTCTATTTTATTAGTATAGTCCATTTAGGATACATCCCTGGCATTACTTATCCTAAAAAATCCTTAACTTACATCTGCCATAAATAATATACCCAGACCAACACCGGAATCCACTCTTACGGTAGGCGGCCTGTTTATATAGTTCTGGGTAGCCTCCCCCAGGGTTTGGCCCATCTGACCTAATGCGACCGCCAGTTTTTGAGAGGGGCTTAATTCCGGATGGGTAGTACTCGTTCCAAATATGCCGGTCGTTGACGTACCAGCATTAGTAATGGCGGAGGCGTAACCCTGCAGAAAAGAAGTTGCCATCATGGCACCAAATCGTTGCAGATAATGGTAGTCCACCTCACTCGCCATGACAGTGCGAGCCGTGTCAGGATCGATCGCGTAGGCTGTAACGGTTTTTGACGTTGTCCAGTCGTCCATATTCATCATGGTGAAATTCAGGCTAACTCGATCAAGCTGGCCCGATACACCTTTTGTAGTAACGATCTTGCCTAACAGTTTAGCGCCTTTATACTTCCCATCCACAATAGTTGCCATAACCGGACTATCAGGATAATCACTATTAATCGCCGTATCTAACACAGCAAACAAAATGGTTCCCGCTTTGATAAGCGGTGGCGTCGCTGGACCGGCCTCTCCCGCCGCGGCCGCAGCACCTGCAGCGCCCGCCGCTTTTCGCTCAAGCGCCTTGCCATTTTCATCCTTGCCGTTTCCATCCTCGCCTGCACCTTCCGTGTGCGCCATAACAGGCGGCTGCCAGGAAGCAATCAGTTGCTGGGCCTGTCCTGTCATCGCCGTCATTAACGCCTGAATACGCGCCTGTCTATCTTGTGCGGCTTCTTCCTCTGCACGCGCCTGTGCGACAGCAAAGTCAGTCTCTGCCGCCGCTGGTGCAGCCACAACATCTGCTTGCTGAACACGCTGCTGCAGCCTTGCAAATTCTTCTGTTGTTGGGCCGGCAGCTGCCGCTGCGGGCGTTGCTGTCATTGCCGCATATTCCTGCATTAATTGC
Proteins encoded:
- a CDS encoding dienelactone hydrolase family protein, which encodes MEHYRFSAARRCVLMIKTEKIEYQDGDVLLEGFFAYNGQTTGKLPAILVCHDWSGKNAFACDKAEQLAKLGYAGFALDMYGKGKTGNTKEEKAALMQPLIDDRTKLQQRILAAFDTVKNLAPVDSKRIGAIGFCFGGLCVLDLARSGADVRAVVSFHGLLHAPDTLAQPSIKAKILALHGYDDPMVTPEKVTAFCNEMTHAGADWQLDMYGHTMHAFTNPQANDPGFGTVYNEKADMRSWAAMREFFKEVFEI
- a CDS encoding type IV secretion protein IcmB — translated: MRDRTFVDPLLDSIDAILSWFSTELKQTTESYCDLETADDPNTLVARDGSLISVIRIYGVTKLIGQEEFDTIHAGITQSLQATLKRPGHVVQVYFAYDRDEVKPEIEEILSPARATAKRLRLDLDDLFAERANYISRFCAHEELYFVLWTRPYALTSEQLKRASKDKLAFIREHKIPPFKNGQNLIAAIPDLRESHASFVRSVVTDLNGLNVYCELLEVHDAVYAARYSADPDFTAKDWRPVLPGDKIPLHEAKPSAGELSGLMYPPLARQVFPRDAVIMDLRTLRAGDRIYTPVFIDLFPQDIKSFITLFGRTLPTRIPWRISFLIESGGMATLRFRSVMAAILSFTSAQNGLMHDAAKLLRDIEVNTDDAVVKLQVSLATWAPEGNIRLLRTRTAELAKAVEGWGTCEVSEVCGDVFAGVASSLLGFSANSVATASVAPLSDVVYMLPFTRPASAWEYGALLLRSPDGKPWPYQPGSAQQTTWIDLMYARPGSGKSVLSNAINLALCLSGGIMRLPRIAIIDIGPSSSGLISLLKEALPEEQRHFVAYHRLRMTPDYSVNPFDTQLGCRFPSPQERSFLVNFVTLLATPLGAERPYDGISDMAGLVVDEMYKHLADAGKAHPFTQGIEPLVDDILSEIGFVFDERTTWWEVTDALFLAGFHHQAMLAQRYAMPLLADAAAICRTQVIEDLYGQVRAPTGEPLIQAFSRMISSAVREYPILSNITKFDIGDARVVSLDLDEVAKSGGDAAERQTAVMYMLARYTLARHYYLTEDALGDIPEAYREYHRQRIAEIREDAKRIVYDEFHRTSKARAVRDQVILDMREGRKWNVQIALISQSLDDFDPVMVEFATSIFIMDAGPEQAIRRSTEIFGLSETARIALKTRVHGPREGGATFLAQFSTKHGMNTQLLTNTLGPIELWAFSTTAEDARLRNRLYQKIGPKEARRLLANLFPSGSVKKLIETRLAVLKEQQGVIEEGAGLSVVDQLLEEIIEAYSQNPDVKSLPR
- the icmJ gene encoding type IVB secretion system protein IcmJDotN, which codes for MHELQLAVNLTGWRIFVRRKEDKAFLPVAKRVLERDSYTCQYCGFQAKEYQEVVNADGNYLNNKLSNMITACCFCTQCLFLQAVGLDEMGGGQLIYLPEMSQADLNSFCHVLFCAMGNNTGYQDSAQSIYRSLKFRSQIIENKFGSGTSNPGTIGQMIIEYQTRFPDKQLEILKDMRLLPSHTRFRVQLEAWAAAALQELGAEESTSAQNE
- a CDS encoding type IV secretion protein IcmD — its product is MKKVILALLAFACFVAGTAAFAAISGVGSVAAQVTTNVGAIARLVTAASYVAGMAFAVGAIVKFKAHKDNPTQIPIGTPIALLFVGAALIFMPTVFKVGGATLFGQSGTVAGVSGITSFGAPQA
- a CDS encoding GNAT family N-acetyltransferase, yielding MPNYYQIKAATPEDLPLILSFIKELAEYEKLSHEVTATEQQLRDTLFGPKAYAEVLIGYLDQEPVSFALFFHNYSTFLGKPGIYLEDLYVRPVARGKGIGQKMLAYLANLAKERHCGRLEWWVLDWNESAIGFYKRLGAKPMDEWTVYRVTDTALDELAQKWQDSAPGGT
- a CDS encoding patatin-like phospholipase family protein; protein product: MPKTRSSALQIEVEINAGSETKKIKKILYQKSIPDAIYLALEGCGVRGTAYAGALKVLEEYGLLADIEAIAGTSAGAIASLIVALGFTAKEGGQILYDLPLKKFMEGSDSWSTTPAMLRKLRQSLSVVFGKDHSLSSGQAFLAWLETEIVAKRFDEIFKEKNIPKAGKDATFRDLADLIEETKKDGKSPFKYLYIPATNLEFRLPECDVFSHETTPDMRLADAVRMSGGFPFMFKLYKGHADGGMKKNLPADVFDEERFWPKGYKNEKFANPRTLSIKVDKKEEIEQFIWGIYKKGNLDGASAIGEAVYNAVSENTDIRKLREARLVLPLEDGNVETLEFTIDNHGKVKLISSAEKVTQEFLENYVSAAYFAKSYDDIEHWLADMDIPELIELLAGYVEMRKALSENKNETKPELLVNGMDEDQPTLREVDGYIRFLEDYLAFRTKKEIDPEYRMEIKFPEKHVNLKPAVSERRWDNRVINAMKLRLEGINKEIQIIQQKIEQNYFYLTKEALNLPKLHTSPYFESIKQLTGYRETLKFLHVEKQDLENKLNIKTEKSREKKKSIESIEEASLRKERSAKNEFFYAKMQELISDKAVSPALKGILKDLDLLDPSILYRSKNETDNVSIMLDLRNLTDRKIFFIALFLYLDHKKATKDREEIRSIFNAIYPDSPITELKSMQDLARILNQKEADFYVSAYRTEELLHWFASRDPKPANIVCIDTLLGMPSDIVADKKPKGAKEVDMKNIFRPFLSEDRSVSSTNLNLFRDSKKDSVPTVVPDNMVSPPMNLVTAVTESNMEIPPEKKLVNTIMQLGSPYLANPPTTKNKKRSVAQETGIEWHPLQFDSDDDEEDFAYNQRKS